A window of Hyperolius riggenbachi isolate aHypRig1 chromosome 1, aHypRig1.pri, whole genome shotgun sequence contains these coding sequences:
- the LOC137561965 gene encoding uncharacterized protein: MVIKYNPRRLQDRVCHSSSSTIFSYTDPIRSASKLSLTKRNCCPSGKEGNSSGPKMSTVSGVLFSSIPSKKTSGGVQVHLKPKGIKQVNKISKISNGQYTQCGQSATESVLHGFYGPQGRLSPPAYPCQIPAIPEIRHKTTGRGQDFNIIEKRHGFTGSSNFIIPSSSMGSATLQDITTMDFKKLEQEYKRLRQENLNSPVHKGLTELVVDPFTVDERTSLELSLRDSHNNRCKRLGLGSPSGYNTSTGILAQSVEAKIFKQQRAGSSLASVDTLRFPNQGHSRHDKNGQQHSGGLSEQTGRNKESFSMVPVMQDTTVGRRTPEILESSPSKGNPELFSRFSEQITTSSGRVVSERSCVSGPGTPLGQTRHGLVCSKEQHKVPDVLLTMPPGQSLLSGRILDNVEFRSDVCLSSSFLNSSSSEQITERPGSDDHDSAILAQKTMVYTTEEFSYSRSCNAARSSRPAVPGSSFSSRSEAPSAFSLEPEWRSLKQKGFSNGLSETLIQSRKKVTRNIYQKTWNVYKGWCEQNSRDCSLSLSVLEFLQEGYQKGLSTSTLKVQTAAISVFLERRLAEEEFFIRFFQALKRIRPLVQSRMPS, from the exons AATCCTCGAAGGTTACAAGATAGAGTTTGCCACAGCTCCTCCAGTACAATTTTTTCTTACACAGACCCCATCAGATCAGCATCTAAGCTTAGCCTTACAAAGAGAAATTGCTGTCCTTCTGGAAAAGAGGGTAATTCGTCAGGTCCCAAAATGTCAACAGTTTCAGGGGTACTATTCTCCAGTATTCCTAGTAAAAAAACCTCAGGGGGAGTACAGGTTCATCTTAAACCTAAAGGGATTAAACAGGTCAATAAGATATCGAAAATTTCGAATGGACAATATACGCAATGTGGTCAATCTGCTACAGAGTCAGTGTTACATGGCTTCTATGGACCTCAAGGACGCCTATCTCCACCTGCCTATCCATGTCAGATCCCAGCAATACCTGAGATTCGCCATAAGACTACAGGGAGAG GGCAAGATTTCAATATCATTGAGAAACGCCATGGCTTTACTGGGTCTTCTAACTTCATCATTCCCAGCAGTTCAATGGGGTCAGCTACACTCCAGGACATTACAACTATGGATTTTAAGAAGTTGGAACAGGAGTATAAGAGACTTAGACAGGAGAATCTTAATTCCCCAGTTCATAAAGGACTCACTGAATTGGTGGTTGATCCCTTCACAGTTGACGAACGGACGTCTTTGGAGCTATCCCTCAGAGACAGTCATAACAACAGATGCAAGCGcctggggttggggagcccatcTGGGTACAATACCAGTACAGGGATCTTGGCCCAGAGCGTCGAGGCAAAGATCTTCAAACAACAGAGAGCTGGCAGCAGTTTGGCAAGCGTTGACACACTTCGATTCCCAAATCAGGGGCACTCACGTCACGATAAGAACGGACAACAACACAGTGGTGGCCTATCTGAACAGACAGGGAGGAACAAGGAGTCATTCTCTATGGTACCTGTCATGCAAGATACTACAGTGGGCAGAAGGACACCTGAAATCCTTGAGAGCAGTCCATCTAAAGGGAACCCTGAATTGTTTAGCCGATTTTCTGAGCAGATCACCACTTCATCAGGACGAGTGGTCTCTGAACGAAGTTGTGTTTCAGGGCCTGGTACACCTCTGGGGCAGACCCGACATGGACTTGTTTGCTCGAAAGAACAACACAAAGTGCCAGATGTTTTGCTCACTATGCCCCCAGGACAATCCTTGCTCAGTGGACGCATTCTCGATAACGTGGAATTCAGGTCTGATGTATGCCTATCCTCCTCTTTCCTTAATTCCTCGAGTTCTGAACAAATTACAGAAAGACCGGGCTCGGATGATCATGATAGTGCCATACTGGCCCAAAAGACCATGGTTTACACTACTGAAGAATTTAGCTACAGTCGATCATGTAATGCTGCCAGATCGTCCAGACCTGCTGTCCCAGGGTCCAGTTTTTCATCCAGATCTGAGGCTCCTTCAGCTTTCAGCTTGGAGCCTGAGTGGAGAAGTTTAAAGCAGAAGGGTTTCTCTAACGGACTTTCAGAGACGTTAATCCAGAGCAGAAAAAAGGTTACCAGGAACATTTATCAAAAGACTTGGAATGTGTATAAAGGATGGTGTGAACAAAATTCCAGAGACTGTTCTTTATCCCTTTCAGTACTAGAATTCCTACAGGAGGGTTATCAGAAAGGCCTCAGCACCAGCACACTGAAGGTTCAGACAGCAGCTATTAGTGTTTTTCTGGAGAGACGTTTGGCTGAAGAAGAATTCTTCATACGATTCTTTCAGGCACTTAAAAGAATCAGGCCACTGGTTCAGTCAAGAATGCCATCCTAG